TGTTCAGGCCGGCAGAGCAGCAGCAAGAGGCCCTGGTGAGCATGGCGGGCGAGGCCAAATGCTGCGTGAGCGTCGCTTCGCTCGGCGAGACGATGGTCGGCTACGCCGCCTTTCACCCGCCGGGCGAGTTCGAGTCCTGGGGCGACGACAAGACGGGCCAGCTCATCGAACTCGGCGCGGTCGAGGTAGATCCGGCCCTGCGCGGCCACAGGCTGGCGAGCCGCCTGCTTCAGGCCTCCTTCGCGGGCGGCCGCTTCGACCACACCGTCGTCTTCGCGACCCTGTACTCCTGGCACTACGACCTAAAGCGCAGCGGCCTGAGCGATTTCGCCTACAAGCAGATGCTCGAGCGCCTCTACCGCTCGGCCGGCATGGCGGCCATGAGAACCACCGACCCTGAAATCCGCTCTAGCGCCGCCAACGGCCTGATGGCCCGCGTCGGCCCCAACTGCCCCGAGGAGGTCGTCGCGGAGTTCGAGCGGCTCAGGCTCAGGCCTGTGTCTCTTTGCGGGGTCTAGCCAGGTTATGGGGGCTAGCCAGTTCCCAACCGGCCGCGAGATGGTATAACGCTGGTAAAGAAAAACGCCAGCGCACGCGAGAGGCTTTAGCATGCTTGTAAGGGACATCATGACCAGGAGGGTAGTCGCCATCGGCCCGGAGATGCCGATCGGCGACGTCTACGCGCTCATGGAACAGCGCAATATCCGGCACTTTCCCATCTTGGAGCTGTCTTCTCCTACCTCCAGAGCGGCGAAGCGTTCATCTTCGGAGCTGTCGTCCTCGGAAGTGAGGGACGACAGCTCCAGCCTCATCGGCATCGTCTCCGATCGCGACATCCGCGCGGTCGGTTCGGAGCTCCCCTCGCTCAAAAAGGCCGTCACCGTCCGCGACCCGGTGAGGTCCATCATGTCCTCGCCCGTCCTCACCGCGCACCCCCTGG
The genomic region above belongs to Deinococcota bacterium and contains:
- a CDS encoding GNAT family N-acetyltransferase codes for the protein MPVQEARPNAGTPDGGSPDSGSPDSGSPDARSAGAGIIHTCCDATTVAALSPSPALSMFRPAEQQQEALVSMAGEAKCCVSVASLGETMVGYAAFHPPGEFESWGDDKTGQLIELGAVEVDPALRGHRLASRLLQASFAGGRFDHTVVFATLYSWHYDLKRSGLSDFAYKQMLERLYRSAGMAAMRTTDPEIRSSAANGLMARVGPNCPEEVVAEFERLRLRPVSLCGV